The Nocardioides houyundeii genome includes the window CGCGCCTCGCGCAGCTCGGTGACCCTGCGGCCGTGCTGGTCCGCGGCGGCGAGGTGCGCGGCGAGCTGGGCCCGGGCCGCCGCGCGCCGTTCCTGGAGCTCGTGAGTCCGGCGTCCCAGGGTGTGGCGCTGCTCCGCCTCGCGCTCGGCCGCCTCGGCCGCGGGGAGGAGAGCCGCCGCCCGTCGGGCAGTGGCGGCGGCATCGGCGGCGACCGCAGTCGACCATGCGCCCAGCTCACCCGATCCGGCCACCGGCTCCAGGGACTGCAGGTCCCACTCGTCGGGCACCGCGACCGTCGACACCTCGCACACGCGGCTGACCAGGGCGGCGACCGCGTCGTGGTGGGTCCGCGAACGCCGCGCGAGCTGGAGCCGGTGCTCGCGCAGCCAGCTCTCCATCCGCGAGAAGCGGCTGGTGTTGAACAGCTGCTGCAGCACCGCCTGACGTTCGTCCGACTTGGCCCGCAGGAACGCCTGGAAGCGGCCCTGGGGGAGCATCGCCACCTGGCAGAACTGGGTGAGGCTCATGCCCAGGAGGGCCCCGACCAGGTCACCCACCTCGTCGAGCCTGGTGGAGACGGGCTGCCACCCGCCGTCGCGATGCTCCGCCAGCGCCACCGACGCCTGCTGGTTGGTGGTGCCGGTGCCCCGCTTCTTGGGTCGTTGCCACGCGGGGGAGCGGACGAAGCGGAACCGGCGGCCCGAGAGCGTCGCCTCCAGCGTGACCTCAGGCGCCACGGAGGGTGCGGCGTGGTCGGAGCGCAGCCGCTTGGCGGCACCGCGCTCGCCGGGCACGTCGCCGTACAGGGCGAAGCAGACGGCGTCGAGGACGCTGGACTTGCCGGCTCCGGTCGGCCCGGTCAGCAGGAACAGGCCGGCCTCGCTGAGCTCGTCGAAGTCGACGGTGACAGTCTCGGCGAACGGACCGAAGGCGGTGACCGTCAGGGTGTGCAGCCGCATCAGCGGCCCGCCTCGGAGACGGTGAGCAGGGAGTCCACGTCGGTGTCGTCGCAGCACGCCTCGCTGGCCTCGCGGAGCAGCAGCGACTCCGCCTCGGTCGCCGGTGCGCCGCGCAGCTCGGACATGAAGGCGAGCGTGATCTCGTGGTCGCTCAGACCGGTCGTGGGTCGGCGCGATGAGTCGGGATCGGCCTCGCTGCCCTCGGGGGCGAACCCGATGACGAGCGTGTGCGGGAAGCGGGTGCGCAGCCGGTCCATGGCCCGGAGCGGCCGCACGGCGTCGGTCAGGGTGGCGTGAACCCACGATTCCTCGTGCTGCGCCAGCGCCGGCTCAACGAGCAGCTCCTCGAGAGTCCCGGTGATCCGGGACAGCGGTCGCGGCACCGGTGCCGGCACGAACTCTGCGGCGCTCACGCCGTTGCCGTCCAGATCGATGAGCCACGACCCCTTCGTGTGGCCGGCCTCGGAGAACGAGTACGCGAGGGGGGAGCCGCTGTAGCGCACCGACTCCGACAGCACCTGGGCGCCGTGCAGGTGGCCCAGGGCGGTGTAGGAGATGCCGTCGAAGAGAGACCCGGGGACCATCGAGATCCCACCCACGCTGATGTCGCGCTCGGACTCCGAAGGGGCGCAGCCGGTCACGAACGCATGGGCCAGCACCACCGACCGCGAGCCTGGCGGCCGGTGGTCCAGGTCGGCACGGACGCGGCGCATCGCCTCCGAGAGCGCGGCCTCGTGGCTGCGGACCGGCAGCCCCCACGGCTCCCTGACGCTCTCGGGGTCGAGGTAGGGGATGCCGTAGACCAGCACCGGGCCGTGCTCGTCGCTGAGCTCGACGGGGGAGCCGACCCCCGAGGCATCGGTGCGGATGTGGACCCCGGCGGCGTCGATCAGCGTGGAGCCGAAGCCCAGGCGTAGGGCGGAGTCGTGGTTGCCGCTGGTCACCACCACGCGGGCCCGTGAGCTGGCCAGTGCCGCGAACGCCTCGTCCGCGACCCGGACCGCGTCGACGTGCGGCAGGGCTCGGTCGTAGACGTCGCCGGCGACGACCACCAGGTCGACCGACCGGGTCTCGACCATCTCGAGCAGGTGCTCGAGGAAGGCACGCTGGTGCGCCAGCATGCCTTCGCGGTGGAAGGACCGGCCCAGATGCCAGTCTGAGGTATGGAGGATGCGCACGGGTCGACCATAGGAGCCGGGTCCGACAGTCCTGAGCAGCCCACGCCGCAGCGGCAGAGACCGTGACCGAGACCGTGACCGCGACAGGGACCCTGGGCGGGCCTCAACGCGGGTCGAAGGCCTCCCGCACGGCGATCCGCCGCTCGAGGGAGTCGACCAGGTCGAGCAGGTTGCGGTGCACCGTGGGGTCCAGGGTGCCGGAGCCGGCGAGCTGCCGTGCGGACGCGACCAGGGCAGGGTCCAGGCAGGTGCTGGGGAAGAACGCCTTCACGGCCGTCCCCAGGACCCAGCCCGCGTGCGTCAGGGGCAGGTCGGGCAGGGCGTCGAGGTAGCGCTGGGCGAAGGGCTCGGTGACCTTCTCCTGGCCCGCGCGCCACATGCCGCGCCCCGCGGCCTCCAGCTCGTAGTTCGCCACGTCCTCGTCTCCGGTGAACCGGCGCCATGCCCACTCCTTGGCCTCCGCGGTGGGCAGGGATGCCATGGCCCGCGAGTGCTCGACCCGGGAGCGCGCCGTCGGCTCGGACGCCAGGGCGCGGTCCAGCTCATCGGGATCGCTGGAGCCCAGCACCGCCAGGCGCACCAGGAGGGCCCAGCGCAGGTCCAGGTCCAGCTCGAGCCCCTCGGGGAGCCCGCCCGCCAGCCATTCCCGCAGCCGGGACTCGTCCGCGGCCGTGGCGACCGCGGACTGGAAGGCGGCCAGCTGCAACGTGCTGCCTGCGGGTGCCGACCCGGCGCGAGACAGCATCGTGCGGTGGATCCGGGCAGCACCGGCTGCAGGGTCCGGCCCCAGCTCCACGCCCGAGGCGATCGCCCAGGGCAGGGTGTAGTTCACGGCATCGTCGTTGTCCTCGTGGGGCATCGCGGCCTCCACCAGGTCCAGCACGTCGGAAGGGGCGACGGCGACCTGGTGGAAGGAGCTGCGCAGACCGTTCCAGGCGCCCGCACGCACCCGGGCGTCGGAGACCGTCGGCAGCAGCGTCTTCAGGCTCTGGACGGTGGCAGGGTCCAGCAGGGTGGCGGCCCAGGTGTCCTCGTAGGCATCCAGGACGACGGCGGGGGCCTCGGTCCGGTAGGGCGTCTCCTCGCCGACGACGGTGACGGGGGAGGTCTCCCATCCTGAGGCCGAGATGGTGGTGACCCCGAAGGTGTGGGAGCGGTCCGCGGGGTTCCCGGGCGGGGGAGTACGACGGATGGTCCCGGCGTCCCGGTCCAGGACGATCGTGTCGGGCCCGGCCGTGCGCAGCCAGCTGTCGGTGAAGTCGGCCAGGTGCTGTGCTCCGGCCCGCTCCCAGGCTCCGAAGAGGTCGCTCATGGTGGCGTTGCCGAACCAGTGGGAGTCGAAGTGGTCGATGACGCCGGCGAAGAAGACCTCGTCCCCGAGCCGGGCGTTGAGCTGCTTGAGCACGCTCGACCCCTTGGCGTAGGAGATCCCGTCGAAGTCCTGGAGCGCGGCTCTGGCGTCCACCGCCCCGTTGCCGGCCACCGGATGGGTGCTGGGGGCCTGGTCCGCGACCAGGCCCCACTGCCGACGGGCGTACGCCGCGTGCGTCCAGGCGTCGCCGTACTCGGTGACGTCGGCGGTGACGCGGTTGCCCATGTACTCGGCGAAGCTCTCGTTGAGCCACAGGTCGTCCCACCACTTGGGGGTGGTGATGTTGCCGAACCACTGGTGGGCCATCTCGTGCGCCACGGTGGTGGCACGCTGGATCCGCATGCCGCGAGTGACCCGGCTGGAGAAGACCAGGGGGTCGCGGAAGGTGACGCAGCCGGGGTTCTCCATGGCGCCGGCGTTGAACTCCGGGACGAACGCCTGGTGGTAGTTGCCGAAGGGGTACCGGGTCCCGAACAGCCGGTGGTACTCGTCGAAGCACGCCTTGGTCATGGTCAGCAGCTCGTCGGCGTCGGCGTCGAGGTCTCGCGCGATGCTCTGACGGGCGCTCAGGCCCAGGGGGATCCCGTCGTGCTCGTCGTGGATGAGGTGGTAGGGACCCGCGACCAGGGTGACGAAGTACGTCGAGAGCGGGGGAGTGGGCTCGAACTCCCAGACGCCGGCCTCGACCTGGGCGCCCGGAGCGTTGCCGATCACGGTCCAGTCGGTCGGGGCGGTGACGTGGAAGGTGTACGGCGCCTTGAGGTCGGGCTGGTCGAAGCAGGCGAAGATGCTGGGAGCGGCGTCCATGAACGACATCCCGTAGACGTAGCGACGGCCGTCGGCCGGGTCGACGTGCTGGTGCAGGCCCTCGCCGTCGTTGCGGAAGGCCATCACGGCGTCCACCACGACCTCGTTGCGCCCGGCCACCGTCGACAGGGGCACTCGTCCGGCCTGGAGGGTGTCGTGGTCGAGCTCGGTGCCGTTGAGCCGGAGGCTGTTGACGCCGGCGGGCTTGAGGTCCAGGAAGGTCTCACCGCCCTGGCTGTCGAACAGGATGCGGGTGAGGGACCCGAAGGTCGCCTCATCACTCGCCAGGTCGAGGGTGACGTCGTAGGAGATGACCCGCAGGAGGTCGAAGCGGGTGCGTGCCTCGACGTGCTGGAGGCTTCGGTAGCTCGTGCCCATCGCGTCAGCCTAGCCAGGTGACCCGCTGAGGCTGCAGGCTCCATATGCTCGTGGCATGACGCAGACGCCTGGTTCCTCGACCGAGTCCGAGAATTCCCGCAGCGTCACCTTGACCCGGATCGGGGACGGACGGTTCAAGGCGACGAACGCGCGTGGGGGAGAGACCTTCTTCGGGACAGGGGGACTCGACCCCGACTTCACTCCCGTGGAGCTGCTGCTGGCCGCGATCGCTGGCTGCAGCGCCATCGACGTCGACCTGATCACCGGCAAGCGCTCCGAGGCGGTCTCCTTCGACGTCGCTTGCCAGGGCGAGAAGGTCCGTGACGAGCAGGGCAACCACCTGCGCAACATCCGGGTGGTGTTCGACGTGCGGTTCCCCGACGGGGACGCCGGTGACCAGGCCCGGGCAGTGATGCCGCGTGCCATCGCCCAGACCCGGGACCGGCTCTGCACCGTGAGCCGGACCGTGGCCCTGGGGGAGCCGGTGGTCTTCGAGGACGTCAACGCCCAGGACTGAACCCGGCGCCCGGTCCCTCTACTTGAGCGTGACGCCGGTGATGGTGACCTTCTCCGTGGGCGGGCCGTCGGGCGCACCACCGGCCGCGCCCTTCGCTGCGACCTTCTCGACGACGGCGAGCGCGTCCTCGTCGATGGTGCCGAAGACCGTGTACTGCGGCGGCAGCTGGCTGTCGGCGTAGACGATGAAGAACTGCGATCCGCCGGTGTTGGCCTGACCCGTGTTGGCCATGGCCAGGGTCCGGGCCGGGTAGGTCTCGTCCCCGGTGAGCTCGTCCTCGATCGTGTAGCCCGGGCCACCCGTGCCGGTGGCGGTGGGGTCACCGCACTGCAGCACGTAGATGCCCTGGGTCACCAGACGATGGCACTGGGTGTCGTCGAAGTAGCCCTGCTCGGCGAGCGAGAGGAAGCTGTTGACCGTGCAGGGTGCGGAGCCGGCGTCCAGGGTGATGCCGAGTGCGCCGACGTTGGTCTCGATGGTGGCAGGGACGTCGTCGCCCTCCTCGGCCGTGGACGGCGGGAGCTCGACCTTGCGGGCCGCCTGCGCCCCGTCCTCGGCGTACTCGCAGGCGACCTCGCCGGCCGCTGGGTCCGGTGCCGTGTCGTCATCGTCGCCGCACCCGGCGAGGGCGGCGAGGCAGAGGAGGGGTGCCAGGGCGAGCTTGAGGGAACGCATGGCACCGATGCTAGGTGAGGGGACTGCCTGCGGACACCGGGTGGGGGGGCCGCAGGCAGTCACGTCAGCGGCGCAGCGGCCGGACGCAGCCCGCCTGGCGCCCGACCTTGGCCAGACCCGTCAGGTCGCCGGCCCCGAGCTGCAGCGGCGAGTAGTAGCCCTCGGCCGTGCCGTTCATCTGCTGCGACACGTCCGGGGTGTGACCCAGTCCCACCGCGTGCCCGATCTCGTGGATGACGACCCGGGTGGCCTGGGCGGCGTCGAGGGGCTTGACCGTGTCGATCACGACGCCGGCGCGCTTGATCAGGGCCAGCCGGCCACGTCGGTCGCGCCCCCACACCATCTTCGCCGCTCCGCCTCGGCCCTGCTTCCCGGTGATGTCCTCCTTCGTCTGGGACTGCGGCGCGAAGGCGATCAGCAGGTCGGTGCTGCGAGTCTGCTTCGGCGTGCCCTTGGTGGCCCAGGGGACCGCGCTGGTGGTGCCGCGGTACCGGAATCGCAGTCCGGTGCCGAGGGCGATCGCGGCGACTGCCGTGTCAATGACGGAGGTGGCCCAGGGGGCGGCCTGAGCCACGTTGATCCGGTAGTCGATGGGCTTGCACGGGTTGAAGCGCGCGCGCAGCTTGCGAGTGATGTAGGCCCACGAGTCGGGGCTGCCCTGCGGTGTCCAGCTGGGGACGACGCTGACGCGCTGCGGCTTGGTGCGGACCGCACGGTTCTTCCGGTTCCCGGCGACGACCACGCGGGTCTTGGCCGAGTAGAGCCAGTGGGTCGGCAGCGCCAGGCTGAACGTGCCGTCGCGACCGGTCCTGCTTCGGGCCACCTTGGTCCAGCCGTCGGGGAAGCGCTGCTGCAGCACCACGCGGCGTCGGTTCTTGCCCTTGTCCTTGACGACGCCGGTGATCGCGGTCGGTGTGGTGGCCACCACGCTGCTCACCCAGGCCACCTGGACCTTCGACTTGGCGGGACGCGCGGACGGCTCGGCCGTGGCGCCTGTGACGCCGGTGGCCATCGTCGTGGCGATGACGGTGAGCGTCACGAGTGTTCGTCTTGCGGTGTTCTTCACGGTTCCCCCAGGTGAGTGCGTCGAGTGCGGGGGATTCTATGGATTTTCGCGGCGTGCGCTAGTGGCCTCCGAGCCAAAAATCGAAGTGGCGGACGAACTGGTCGTGGCTGGCCACCATCGCGACCGGGTCGCCAGGGACCCCAGGGGTCCCAGCGACTTGGCGACGACCAGCACGCGTCCGTCGTACCCGTCGACAGCGTCGTCGAGCTGGTCCCCGACCCAGGCGATCTCGTCCTGGACCGCCCTGGTCGTGCCGGCTGGGGGCGCCTCCCACCAGACCTGACGCACCGACCAGCCGCGGGCCAACGCCGTGTGGGTGGCGAAGAACAGCAGCGGCCCGTCCGCGGTGTAGCGCCGGCCGGGAAGTACGACGCAGCGGCCGACCGGCGTCTGTTCGGGGGAGTAGTCGACGTACCGGCTCATGACGACATGCTTCTGGGCGCCGGAGCGGGGTCAACCTTGTCTGCCCGCGGGTGGAGCCCCGGCTGAGCGGGCTAGGGTCGTTCGGTGACCTCGTTGCGCAACGGCACCCTGTCCGATCTCACCGCTCGAGAGCTGCACGCCATCCTCAAGCTGAGGGTCGACGTCTTCGTGGTCGAGCAGCAGTGCCCCTACCCGGACGTGGATGACCGCGACGCTGAGCCGACCACCGTGCACATGTGGTTGGCCGCCGACGACGGACGACCGCTCTGCGTGCTGCGGATCCTTCAGGACCCGGACGCCGCCGTGATCGGACGAGTGGCGACCGCGCAGGACGCCCGAGGTCACGGGTACGCCGCCCGGCTCGTGGCTGCGGCACTTGAGCGCATCGGCGACGGGCCGGTGCGCATCGGCGCGCAGGCGTACCTGGAGGAGTGGTACCAGCAGTTCGGTTTCCAGCGCACCGGGCCGAACTACCTGGAGGACGGCATCCCGCACCTGCCGATGCGGCGCCCTGGGTCTGCGGGTTGACCGACCTGGTGGAGACCCGAGGGTTTCCCGACGGCGTGCTGCTGACCAGGGACGAGGCCAGGCGCTGAACATCCGACCCCGGATCGGGGCGATCGGCTCGACCGGGTCGTCGTAGACGCGGCGCGAAAAAACTTCGAGGATCGATGTCGAAGGACGCGTCCGCCGTTCGACGTGTGTGCGAGAAGCATCTCCCAGCAACCAGTAGGAGTGAACAAGATGCCGCGTTTCATGGGGTTCGTGAGAATGGAGGAGGGCGTCGGCACGCCGCCGCAGTCACTCTTCGAGGCGATGGACGCCCACATCGGCGAACGCGCCGCGCAGGGGGTGTTCCTCGACGGGGGCGGCCTCTACGGCACCGAGGACGCCGTCAACTTCGTGGTCCGTCAGGGCGAGGTCACCCGGGTCGACGGGCCGTACGCCGAGGCCAAGGAGGTCGTCGGCGGCTGGTCGATCCTGCAGTACGACAGCCTCGAGGAGGCCGTCGCCGACCAGCAGACGTTCGCCGAGCTGCACGCCAAGCGCTGGCCGGAGGTCACCGTGGTCGCGACGCTGCGCCAGATCTCGACGGGTCCAGAAGAACCCGGCGACTGACCGGGCGTGGCACGACCGAGCGTGGCGGGCCGCATCGGCTCGCCACGTCGGCGCCGTGACCCGCGACTCTGAGCCGTCCGCGGTCACTGATTGACATAATGTAAGTTATCGGATCGATCTCCAGGGGTAAAAGTCAGATAGAGAGCCCGGCGCAAACGCACACAGCTCCTGGCTTCTCGTGTCATCCGCCGGGGCCCTGTACCTCGTACGTTCAGTGGGGCGGGCAGACTTGCCCGATGTTCCATCGGCATCCCTTCCTCAGCCTCCTCAGCGGTGGCTACCTGGTCTTCGTCGGGTGGCTGACGCTGACGCCCCAAGCGATCGGCGACCGCGAGACGAGGCTGGTCAACCGGGTGCTGGGCGCCCTGCACCGTCGCGGGATCGCCGAGTCGCTCGACTACTCGCGCGTTGAGTTCCTGGCCAACATCGCCCTCTTCGTGCCCATCGGGATGTTCCTGCTCCTCCTCTTCGGCGCCGGGGGCTGGTGGCTGGCGGCCATCGGGTCTTTCGTCCTCACAGCCTTCATCGAAACGGCCCAACGGCAGATCCCAGGCCGTGTCCCGGACGAGCGTGACCTCTTGGCCAACACGGTCGGAGGTCTCATCGGCATCGCCCTGACGCTGGTGCTCGTACTGCCAGCGACCCTGCGGCGCCGCCGACGACGACGGGCGCGACGCCAAGCCCGGCACGACGTCTGAAGCCACTCGAGCCGGCGGTCGCTCACCTGGAGCAGAAGACGTCCCTGGCTATCCTGAGAGGGACATCGCCCATAGGCAGGGGCATCCACATGTGCACGAGCATCAGGTTTTCCGACGCAAGCGGCAATCTCTACCTCGCACGCAACCTCGACTGGACGTACGGCTATGGCGAGCGGGTGGTGCTGACACCCACCGCGTACGAGACGCATTCACCGTTCAGCGCCGTGCCACGGATCCAGCACGCCGTCATCGGCATGGGGATCGTCGAGGAGGACACACCGCTGTACTTCGACTGCGGCAACGACGCGGGCCTGGCCGTGGCTGGCCTCAACTTCCCGGGCTACGCGAGCTACGCACCGGAGCCGGTCGAAGGTGCGACGAACGTCGCCGCCTTCGAGTTCCCGCTCTGGGTTGCCTCCCAGTTCGCCAGCGTCGACGAGGTCGAGGCCGCGCTCGCGCACGTCGTCATCGTCGACAAGCCGATCAACGAGAAGTACCCCAGCTCGCTGCTGCACTGGATCATCGGCGACTCGACGCGCGCCATCGTCGTGGAATCCACCAGCGAGGGTCTGCAGGTCTTCGACAACGACGTCGACGTCCTTGCCAACCAGCCGGGGTTCTCGTGGCACCACGAGAACCTGCGCAACTACCTCAACACCTCACCCGACTTTCCCGAGGAGACCGCGCTGGGGCGGGCGCACCTGGGCCCGTTCGGCTCGGGGTCGCACATGCGAGGGATCCCCGGGGACTACTACTCCCCGTCCCGGTTCGTGCGCGCGGCCTACGTCAACGCCCACTACCCGGGCAAGGCCAGCGAGGAGGAGAACGTCAGCAGGGCGTTCCACACGCTCCAGCAGGTCGCGATGGTGGACGGCAGCGCAGCCATGGGCTCCGGCGACTTCGAGAAGACCATCTACACCGGGCTCTACTCGGCGCGGACCAAGACGTACTACTGGAACACCTATGACGACCCGGCGATCCAGAGTGTTGCCATGGCCGAGCACGCGCCTGAGGGAAGCAAGCTCGTCGTGGTCTGAAATGCACCAACCCCGCGCTAGTCGTCGCTGCTGGACACCGCTGTCGGGAGCTCTCGGGTGCGCAGGAGCTCGGCGGCAATGACGCGGATCTTGACGTTCTGCGTGGACGAGAGACGCGTGAGCAGGGAGAACGCGCTGACCGCGTCCACGCCGAACCTTTCCATCACCACACCACAGGCTTGGCCGATCAGCGTGCGTGAGTCCAGGGCCGACTCGTACTGGTCGATCTTCTGCGCTGCGAGCACGGCCAGGGCGATGTGCGCGGCAAGTGCCAGGCCCTCCGCCTTGTCCTCTTCGTCGAACGCGTCGACCTCGGTCGAGTACATGCTCAGGGCGCCGATGACGTCCTTGATCGTGAACAGACGGAACGTCAGGACGCTGCGTGCTCCCGTGGCCTCGGTCAGCCGAGGTCCCCAGGTGGGCCACCGGTCGTCGTCGGCAAGGTCGGGCACGTAGACGCTGTCCTGCTCCCACAAGGTGTCCAGGGCCGGACCCTGGGCCAGTTCTTCCTGGAGCCGATCGCCGGTGGCAGCAAGGTCGTCGCTGGCTGCCGGGGTCTCCACGCGCTTCTTGCCGTAGACCAGCGAGATGCTTGCTGAGTTGCAACCCTCGACGTTGCGGACGAGCAGCTCCACGGCGCTCTTCACGGTCGCACGGGGATCACCCTGGTCCTGCAGCTCGCGCGCGGCGGCGGCCATGCGATCCGCGATCGACCCCTCCACCTTCGACCTGACGTCGTCTTTCGCACCTACCGGCATGACGGTCCATCCACTCCCTGAATATGGCTGACAGGTGCGACATCGTACTCACTCCCCGTACGCGGCGTGCCTGACGAAGCTGCTCAGTCGTGCTCGGCCCGGCTCCATTCCTCAGTCTGGGTGAGGCGGAACAGGTAGTACAGGGAGGGTCCCACGATCACCGCCGCCAGGACGACCACCACGATGAGTCCCACCAGCGTGGCCTCCGCCCCCGCTGCGTCCTCGATGGTCACCTCATCGACCAGCAACCACGGGTACTGACCGAATCCCCAGCCGAACAGCACGGCCGCCACGGCACAGACCGCCGTGACCCGGGCGACGGCGTAGTGCTCCTTGACGAGCAGCCACAGGGTGGCGAGGCCGGCCAGCGCCGAGACCACGATCAGCGGGGCCGCCTGTCCGGTGAGTCCCTCGGTGAGGGTCGGTGCGTCCCGGGAGATCGGCACCAGGGCGGCGAAGACCACCACACCGGTGATGACACCGCTGATGACCGTCCGGCGCCGGAGCTTGCGTGCCAGGCTGTCCAGCCCGGCGCGCTGCGCGTCGGCGGTCAGGAAGACCCCGGCCAGGAAGGCGCACGTGAGCACCGCGATCACCCCGCCGAAGAACGAGGTCGGAGTCAGCCACGACGACCACAGGTCTCCCCTCCCCTGGGCAGGGACCCGACCGGAGGCGATGGCCCCGGCCACGGCTCCGAGGAAGAACGGGGTCACCACCGACGAGGCGGCGAAGACGACCCCGAAGAACCGGGCCTGAGCCAGCGTCTCGGAGTACTTGCGGAAGGCAAAGCTGGCCCCTCGCAGCACGATCCCCAACAGCGCGAAGAGCATGGGCAGGATCAGGGTCGACATCGCCGAGGCGAAGGACTCGGGGAACCCTGTCCACCACACCACGAGCACGTAGATCAGCCAGACGTGGTTGGCCTCCCACACCGGGCCGATGCTGTGGTCGATCAGGGTGCGCTGCTCGGCACCCTCCAGGTCTCCCCCGGCCGTCAGGTCGTAGGAGCCGGTCCCGAAGTCCGCGCCACCCAGCACGCCGTAGGCGACCACGCCCACGAAGAGCGCGGCAGCCACCACCAGCGCGAGGCTCATGAGTCCTCCACCTCCGGCTCGCCGGCGCGTTCGGAGTCACGGAGCCGGCGGGTGGGCCCGTAGGGGCTCGGCAGGTCGAGGTTGCCCGAGCGCCAGCGCCTCGTCATCGAACGAATGACGAGGGTGGCCGCCACCGTGAGCGCGGCGTAGACCAGCAGCGTCGCGCCGTAGAGCCACCACAGCCAGCCGTTGCTGTCCGCCGCATCAGCGGTGCGAAGCACGCCGTAGACCACCCAGGGCTGTCTGCCCACCTCCGTCGCGGTCCATCCGGCCTCCACCGCCAGGACGGCGAGGGGGCCGGTGACCACGCACACCCGCAGGAACCAGGGGTGGTCCAGCAGGTCACGCCCCCGCCACCGCATCAGCCAGAAGACCAGCGCCACGAGCAGCAGGAAGAAGCCGATGCCCACCATCAGCTGGAAGGACAGATGGGTGATGTTGACCGGCGGCCGGTCCTGGACCGGCACGGTGTCCAGTCCGGGCACGGGTGCGTCGAAGGAGTTACGGGCGATCAGGGATCCGATGTAGGGGATGTCGATGGACCACCGCGCCTCGCCGTCGACGAGGAGACCGCCCAGCCGCAGGGGTGCGGGCGACTCGGTCGTGGTGGCCAGCTCGAAGGCGGCGAGCTTGGCGGGTTGGCGGTCGGCCAGTCCACCGCCCAGGAAGTGACCGACCACCGGCTGCAGCACCGCAGCGACCGACGCGAAGGCGAAGGGGATGGTGAAGCCCCGCCGGTGGTGCTCGTCCCGGCGCCCGCGCAGCATCCCGACGGCGTACACGCCGGCGACCAGGAAGCCGACCACCATGAATGCCGCGACCCACATGTGCAGGAACTGCAGGAACGCGAGGTCGTTGAACATCGCCCGCCAGGGGTTGACGTCGACCACCTCGCCGTCCTGGATGCGGAACCCGGTGGGCGCGTTCA containing:
- a CDS encoding GAF and ANTAR domain-containing protein, whose amino-acid sequence is MAAAARELQDQGDPRATVKSAVELLVRNVEGCNSASISLVYGKKRVETPAASDDLAATGDRLQEELAQGPALDTLWEQDSVYVPDLADDDRWPTWGPRLTEATGARSVLTFRLFTIKDVIGALSMYSTEVDAFDEEDKAEGLALAAHIALAVLAAQKIDQYESALDSRTLIGQACGVVMERFGVDAVSAFSLLTRLSSTQNVKIRVIAAELLRTRELPTAVSSSDD
- a CDS encoding cytochrome d ubiquinol oxidase subunit II, which translates into the protein MSLALVVAAALFVGVVAYGVLGGADFGTGSYDLTAGGDLEGAEQRTLIDHSIGPVWEANHVWLIYVLVVWWTGFPESFASAMSTLILPMLFALLGIVLRGASFAFRKYSETLAQARFFGVVFAASSVVTPFFLGAVAGAIASGRVPAQGRGDLWSSWLTPTSFFGGVIAVLTCAFLAGVFLTADAQRAGLDSLARKLRRRTVISGVITGVVVFAALVPISRDAPTLTEGLTGQAAPLIVVSALAGLATLWLLVKEHYAVARVTAVCAVAAVLFGWGFGQYPWLLVDEVTIEDAAGAEATLVGLIVVVVLAAVIVGPSLYYLFRLTQTEEWSRAEHD
- a CDS encoding cytochrome ubiquinol oxidase subunit I, which gives rise to MLLPEVLLQVVAADEPAGLLPARLQMAFSLGWHIVLACFGVALPSMIFVMHWRGIYRDEAVALGLAQRWAKVSAVLFAVGAVSGTVLSFEMGLLWPRLMGPFGDVLGLPFAFEGLAFFTEAIFLGIYLYGWGRMPPKRHLLTLLPMAAAGLFGTFCVVSVNAWMNAPTGFRIQDGEVVDVNPWRAMFNDLAFLQFLHMWVAAFMVVGFLVAGVYAVGMLRGRRDEHHRRGFTIPFAFASVAAVLQPVVGHFLGGGLADRQPAKLAAFELATTTESPAPLRLGGLLVDGEARWSIDIPYIGSLIARNSFDAPVPGLDTVPVQDRPPVNITHLSFQLMVGIGFFLLLVALVFWLMRWRGRDLLDHPWFLRVCVVTGPLAVLAVEAGWTATEVGRQPWVVYGVLRTADAADSNGWLWWLYGATLLVYAALTVAATLVIRSMTRRWRSGNLDLPSPYGPTRRLRDSERAGEPEVEDS